In Lolium rigidum isolate FL_2022 chromosome 3, APGP_CSIRO_Lrig_0.1, whole genome shotgun sequence, the genomic window TGGTCTGGATGAAGAGCTTGCGGAGCTCGGTGTTGGAGTGGACGGAGGTGAGCTCGATGTCGTAGACGTCGTAGTCGAGGTGGTTGGCCATGGCGGCGATCATGGCCGACTTGCCAGTGCCCGGCGGGCCGTGCAGGAGGTACCCACGCTTCCACGCCTTGCCGACGCGCGCGTAGTAGTCCTTGCCGTTCTTGAACGTGTCGAGGTCGTCCAGGATCTCCTTCTTCTTGGCCGGGTCCATGGCGAGCGTGGCGAAGGTCTTGGGGTGCTCGAACGTCACGTGCGTCCACTCGTGGCTGGAGATGTTGGTGGAGAGCTTCCGGCGGCGGTTCTTGACCATGACGGCGCGGCCCTCGCGGCGGACGCGCGGGAGATAGGTGTTGAGGACGACGTCGCGGTGGCGGTCGAGGAAGAAGAGCCGGTAGTAGTGGCGGCTCTCCTGATTGCCGCCGCCCCAGCGCCAGTCCTGCTGCTGTGGGGGCGCCTTGGAGTAGGCCCACCAGAAGACCGTGCCACCGCCCTCCTCGGGCAGCAGCACGTCGGCCACCTCCTCGCCGTCGACCATGCTGAGCATCAGGCGATCCGCACCCTTGGCGCCCTCGGCGCGGAGGTGGCGCGCGTCGCGGGAGGTGGTCTCGGCAAGGTAGGCCTTGACCTCCTCGTATGCCTCGGCGCGGCGCATCCGGCCGCCGCCGTCGTACTCGGCGACGGTGACGGAGAGGTAggggtcgacgatggcggcgaaGCGGCGCGCATGCCTGCCGATGCAGCGCTTGAGGAAGTGCTGCGGGAGCTGCAGGCGCTGCAGGTTCTGCCACACCACCGTCCACAGCACCGCGATCAGGCTGAGCACCACGCCGGAGTTGAGCCCGCCCAGCAGTGCACCTGCCGACCCGTCCATCGCTCGCATCTTGTCTCGATCGAGCTACCTTCGTCTACTCAGCACAGTTCAGATGCAATGGGATGAAACCTCTAGCCAACTGAATCCTTCGTTCCTCTCCGTGTTTGGAATGAGATAATGGAATATCTGGTGATCGAGGCAGGTCTCTCTACTTATAGTGGTGTGTTTCTTGGAGACGAATTAGGTGATCGGACAGGCGTCCGACACGTAAAATCGGCATTTTGGGCACGGACAAAATGGACGCGCGCacttaaaaaaaaaaaagccgaCGAGCGCAATGCCGTCATGGGCGATTTTTGTTTCTGCGACGTCGCCGTCAGCCACCGTGAGGCCGTCGTGGCACGGGCGGGAGGCGGTGCGCCGGTGCGTGATCGATCCACACCCACTGGCTGCTGACAAGTTAGAGTGAACGAGACGACGATTATATGGGGAAAAGATTCCGGTCATACAGCGACGGTTTTGGACTGTCTCTCCTCTCAGTCTCGTCTAGCTGTTTTGGAATGAGCGTGGCTCGAGATGGCGGTGACGAGGATCGTCGTCCTGTAGACGAGACATGCACAATGCAATGGAGATATTTTGCAGGGACCACCATTTACTATTGTCGTTGTAGTTGTACAAAACATTAATTATATTTTCTTCATATATagatcttttttggctgtgtgcatccgtagtgccattagggtggtgcgttgttgcagaggctgggtgtaattggtatctctcgatattaatatattccctttatcgaaaaaaatatagATCGCCAACTATGCGTGTAATACATTACACAGAGATTTAAATCTGGATTAAATTGCTTAATAGCAAATCTGACGGTCAAGCCCCAAAAGGCAATGATGATTTTGCGTCCACGTGTCATCAACTTGCCATTTTCTTCAAAGATGTCAATTACTAgaatttctaggatttttttgagAAGTTCAAAAATATCATCAACTTTACCAACTTAGAGTGAACGAGACGATCACTATATGGGGAAAAGATTCGATACAGCAACGTTTTCGGATCGTCTCGTTGTTTTTGGATCAAGCGTGGCGAGCATGGAGATGTGAGAATGGAAGCCGCGAGCCCGAGAGTGATAGCGGCGACATGGACCTAGGGGGGTAAATGCACAATGCAATGTTCCTAGATGGATCATGTGATGTGTGCGGCTAGAGAGTCTATGATTGGCCTGCCTTTTTTTTACTTGGATTTTGCTACGTCTGAGTTGACTGGAATTTTTTTTATGTCTCAGTCATCTAAAGAAAGTGCAACCGCAGTGAGAAAGATGCAACTCCTTCAGTCAACTAAGATACCGCTATTGCATTTTTCTAAGATGACTGAGATATAAGAAAATCTAAATCTCAGTTCACTAAGGCGTAGACTAAGGATGATTGGGGAAATGAACTCGAGAATCCTTAACATAGCATCAGACTATACCGTGGAAACACAAAACAATATATAGTTTATTTTTCACTTTTTTCTGTTTACACTGGGTTTGTACATCGTTGTCCTGCTCCAATCGTGTATTGTTATTTTCTGGATTTTACTCATTTTTCGGTGGAACAAATGTAACTCTCAAGCTTCCTCAGATAAGAGTAGATGAGGTGTTTGGTTATGCTTCATTTTAACTTTTACGTTTTGGCTTATAAACCACAAACGTACCTAAATTATTGCTATTGATTTTAGCGTATACTATCGTGTAACAACATTCAATTAAAAGCTAAAAGTTAAAGTCAAAAGCACATATTAAATTAGGTGTTTTTGTAGTTTACAAGCCAAAGTCCAAA contains:
- the LOC124700860 gene encoding AAA-ATPase At3g28580-like, which produces MRAMDGSAGALLGGLNSGVVLSLIAVLWTVVWQNLQRLQLPQHFLKRCIGRHARRFAAIVDPYLSVTVAEYDGGGRMRRAEAYEEVKAYLAETTSRDARHLRAEGAKGADRLMLSMVDGEEVADVLLPEEGGGTVFWWAYSKAPPQQQDWRWGGGNQESRHYYRLFFLDRHRDVVLNTYLPRVRREGRAVMVKNRRRKLSTNISSHEWTHVTFEHPKTFATLAMDPAKKKEILDDLDTFKNGKDYYARVGKAWKRGYLLHGPPGTGKSAMIAAMANHLDYDVYDIELTSVHSNTELRKLFIQTKSKSIIVIEDIDCSLDLTGARGKKKDSEEDNKAAKADSDGKKDTRSKVTLSGLLNFIDGLWSACGGERIIVFTTNHLEKLDPALIRRGRMDKHIEMSYCGAPAFEFLASTYLGVQEHELFATVGALLQEVDMTPADVAENLTPKSINDDADSCLRGLVAALEKAKEDKANGRGKDQQPEEEDGGAVAALPGKSE